One Setaria viridis chromosome 7, Setaria_viridis_v4.0, whole genome shotgun sequence genomic region harbors:
- the LOC117863224 gene encoding uncharacterized protein, producing the protein MQLLPRLCMATGNGDGDGEGSGKGDSSSGKLATAVSSSSSTVSTSSSAAAAAVSEASSSTSLPSLPSLSAAPSASLAASFVHVTTLRPLSAAPASSAAAVVAAGDYSLHGLVVARPSSVALHDMSTLEVTSTSDAEDAAAGAGSVKCVAHLHGGGAAVTGHQDGRLRLWRASSRTPARLRLAAALPTVADRLRRFPVPSNHVAVRRHHRRLWIEHADTVSGVAASADGRLLFSVSWDKTLKVWALPSLRCLQSLPAHDDAVNAVAVALDGTVYTASADKRVRVWAPRPAPDDKPRRTRGKKHRPAYHLVATLSRHTAAVNALAVGCGGQALYSGGNDRSVVVWEREDSASHMVAIGALRGHRKAVLSIACAAGGLVVSGSADQTVRAWRRAADGRGYACVAVIEGHGAAVRSVAAAPAPALAPQKRRPRGDGGGEEEEWRVCSASFDGEVRVWSLRVSSGLE; encoded by the coding sequence ATGCAGCTTCTCCCGCGGCTCTGCATGGCCACCggcaacggcgacggcgacggggagggGAGCGGCAAGGGCGACAGCAGCAGCGGCAAGCTGGCCACGGCGgtgtcgtcgtcctcgtcgaccGTCTCCACGtcgtcctccgccgcggcggccgccgtgtCCGAGGCATCCTCGTCGACGTCCCTCCCTTCACTCCCTTCGCTCTCGGCCGCGCCGAGCGCCAGCCTCGCTGCCTCGTTCGTCCACGTCACCACGCTCCGTCCCCTGTCCGCGGCCCCCGCGTCATcggccgctgccgtcgtcgcGGCGGGGGACTACTCCCTCCATGGCCTCGTCGTCGCGCGGCCGTCGTCCGTGGCGCTCCACGACATGTCCACGCTCGAAGTGACCTCCACCTCCGACGcggaggacgccgcggcgggcgcgggctcCGTGAAGTGCGTGGCGcacctccacggcggcggcgccgcggtgaCGGGCCACCAGGACGGGCGGCTGCGGCTGTGGCGGGCCTCCTCGCGCACGCCCGccaggctccgcctcgccgccgcgctccccaCGGTCGCCGACCGCCTCCGCCGGTTCCCCGTCCCTTCCAACCACGTggccgtccgccgccaccaccgccggctctGGATCGAGCACGCCGACACCGTGTCCGGCGTTGCGGCCTCCGCCGACGGCCGCCTCCTATTCTCCGTCTCCTGGGACAAGACCCTCAAGGTGTGGGCCCTCCCGTCGCTCCGCTGCCTGCAGTCGCTGCCCGCGCACGACGACGCCGTGAACGCCGTCGCCGTGGCGCTCGACGGCACCGTCTACACGGCATCCGCCGACAAGCGCGTCCGCGTGTGggcgccccgccccgcgcccgaCGACAAGCCCCGGCGCACGCGCGGCAAGAAGCACAGGCCCGCCTACCACCTAGTCGCCACCCTGTCCCGGCACACGGCGGCGGTGAACGCCCTGGCCGTCGGGTGCGGTGGCCAGGCGCTGTACTCCGGCGGCAACGACCGGTCCGTCGTGGTGTGGGAGCGGGAGGACAGCGCGAGCCACATGGTGGCGATCGGGGCGCTGCGGGGCCACCGCAAGGCCGTGCTCTCCATCGcgtgcgccgccggcgggctcgTCGTCAGCGGGTCGGCGGACCAGACGGTGCGCGCATGGCGGCGCGCCGCGGACGGCAGGGGGTACGCGTGCGTCGCCGTGATCGAGGGGCACGGCGCCGCGGTCAGGTcggtcgcggcggcgcccgcgcccgcgctcgCGCCGCAGAAGCGGCGTCCGcggggagacggcggcggcgaggaggaggagtggcGGGTGTGCAGCGCGAGCTTCGACGGCGAGGTGCGGGTCTGGTCGCTGCGGGTGTCGTCGGGCTTGGAGTAG
- the LOC117864762 gene encoding dirigent protein 21, whose product MGTTATTIEESSNMGDTEETVANQVKEVIEVDKEEEEQPGDKKGHPFGDQGGSLTRIHLYVHETFKGANSTAIRPVASPLGANSSFGSVGVLDDELRVGRDRASELLGRFQGLVLGTGLEGGANYLTSVTFVFTAGDYQGSTLLVVGPVLGFKGAIERPVVGGTGQVQDGQRGYSMLKLLGNPTPETVLFEVDLFVLVHRGKY is encoded by the exons ATGGGTACAACGGCAACAACAATAGAGGAATCCTCCAAC ATGGGGGATACTGAAGAAACTGTGGCAAATCAAGTGAAAGAAGTGATAGAGGtagacaaggaggaggaggagcaaccAGGGGATAAGAAAGG ACACCCCTTCGGCGACCAAGGCGGCAGCCTCACGCGCATCCACCTCTACGTCCACGAGACGTTCAAGGGCGCCAACTCCACCGCGATCAGGCCGGTCGCGTCGCCGCTCGGCGCCAACTCATCGTTCGGGTCCGTGGGCGTGCTCGACGACGAGCTGCGCGTCGGCCGGGACCGGGCGTCCGAGCTCCTCGGGCGGTTCCAGGGTCTCGTCCTCGGCACCGGCCTCGAGGGTGGCGCGAACTACCTGACGTCCGTCACCTTCGTGTTCACCGCCGGCGATTACCAGGGGAGCACGCTGTTGGTGGTGGGCCCTGTGCTCGGGTTCAAGGGCGCCATCGAACGCCCCGTGGTGGGCGGCACCGGGCAAGTTCAGGATGGCCAGCGCGGCTACTCCATGCTGAAGCTCTTGGGCAACCCGACGCCGGAAACTGTCCTCTTCGAGGTCGACCTGTTCGTGCTCGTGCATCGTGGCAAGTATTAG